The genomic region TGATATCTATCACCTGCGTGCGAACCGGATTAAATCAAGTCAGTATAACCACGTGTTGAGCGGGCTGTGTCGGTTCGCACTCACGTCTTTGACATCATCGATCGAGTTAGTTGGCTTCAGCGAACACTTTTTATCGGAGCACTCTGCTCCGTGCTGTGGACAGTATGGACAGTTCCATCAACAGCGCTGTCACAGCGGGTCTTTCGAGACGTTTTTGTTTTCATTTGTATTCCACTGGCGCTTGCAATCACGCATGGACGGAAACTCGGATATCGTATTGATCGCACTGTAATTCGTGATACGATTATTCTCGCAGCATTTGTCCTTCCATTCTATCTTATTGGGTCATCACTCCCCAGTATTCGAGAGTATTATCCAATGTGGTCAACGACACTCGCGTTTGGAGACTTTCTCCCACATGTGATTCAACAGCTTATTATCGTTATTGCCGCAGAAACATACTATCGCGGGCTACTTTGCGTTGGTATCAGTGATGAGATTGGTCCAGTGAGTATTTTTATTAGCCCCATTATCTATGCGTTTCATCACGTTGGAAAGCCACCAATTGAATTACTCCTGTCCGGACCAACTGATATTCTGTTTGGCGCTGTTGATTATCATGCACAATCGTTACTTCCCTCAATCGTTGCTCATGGACTTGGATTGGTATTGCTTGATTGGCTTGTGCTGCATGACCCAGTACTCCCGCCTGAGTTGGTGTTAAGATTGCTTCGATGGCTCCCCATCCCGCTATGACTATAATAAAGACACATACACATGAGAATCGTCATGCATATTACATACAAACCAGTTATTATGATGTTATAGCCAAAGCAGGCTAATTGTTTCAGGAATCTTCTTTGACTCCAAAGCGGTATGTGAGGGGATATTAACACCCTTTCATCACATCATAATCATATACAAAAAATAGAGACAAAAAGATAGCATTAACGACCGAAATAAAGCACTGGTCAACTGCCTCGGGGTCAAGCTCCGAGGTATCCGCCTTGCTTCTTGATGAATAGTACAATTGAACTGTGATAGCAGCAGTATTTATTACATACTCATCGCTAATCTCCTACTCCTATCAATATCACGCGAGGCTACTGAGCTTGCAGAGAACGTAATATAAGATATCTTAGACAAGCTGCATAACTGCCTCACGAAGAGTGCTGTCGTCTTGGCGGATGTCACGGCGATAATGCATATACACTGCACCAAGTGGTGGCTGAATGACATACGCAAGCGCGATTGGAAGCACAGCCTCTGCCGGAGGGAATCCAGGGGCTGCGACGACTGCAACAGCAATTGAGAGATTTCGCATACTCGTTGCATATACGAGTGAGACACCGCGTGCATCATCCAAAACAATTCGACCAAAGAACGCCCCGATAGCAAGAATAACACTGTAAAAAATGATGAGTGGAATAACCGTGCTCATTGACGCAAGCGGGTCTGCGAGAATACTTTGTGATCGCATTGCCATTGCGATAAACACAATAAGCATAACACCGAGTGAGCTAATCCCTCCAAAGATTGGTTTGAATCGTTTGAATCCGCTGGTGCCATACCGGCGTAAAAGACCACTTCGGGTGAGCACGCCAGCGATCATCGGGACGACAACAATGAATGCAAGTTGCTGATACAGCGCCGAAGGGTCAAACCCAACATTTCCTGGGATTAACACAGAAAGGTACAGCGGTAAAACGCCAACAGCCGCAAGTAAATTCACTGACATGGCTACTAACGCTGCCTCGAGATCCCCATCGGCAAGTCCTGTCCACGCGGCTGTCATGCCAGACGTTGGGATGAGCGCAATAAAGTATAGCCCAATCGTGTATTCAATCTGTCCAGTAAAGAAGAGACGCGAAAGACCCACCGCAAGTATTGGAGCGATTCCAAAATTTATCAGAAGACTCACGACAATCACTGTTGCATGATGACGTATATTCACGATCTCACGAAGATCAATATTGATCATCATTGGGTATATCATGACAAATAACACCGGCACAACAGCGGCTCGTAACACTGATTTTGTCTCAGTGCCGGCTATCTGCCCGAATGCGAGCCCAAACAGTAATGATCCGATTACAACATAGATTAGATTCTCCTTCATCGCAGTGAGTGACTGTCGAATCATGACAAGTCACCGGTCAAACCGAGTAAAATAGCCGATATTGAGCTATCATTGCTGTAGTATTGATACTGATATTGTATTGCATTACTGAGAATATACCTACAATACGACTGCAGATGCTGATCTATAATGCGGATATGAGCTATGTCCATCCTATCTATAGTATTGTGCTTGATACTCAAAACTGTTGAGTTGCTCACTGTTAGCATTGAGCGAATAATCTGTTGTTCGTGCTCATTGCAGTCAGCATCGAGACTCGTAGCCGTCTCTCTTGACATATAGTATCTCGCTTGGAGAATAACAAATACGCATCATTAGTTATCTCAGCGCTGTGATATGCATATCAACAATCATCGATACTATTCAATTTCGGTTGATATTACCAAGGTTAAATATGAATTCTTCAGAGATAATAGCTGTCGCGTTCTGAGTTAATAAAGCCCCGGAGAAATCAATCTCTCGGAGAGTAGCTGGATCAGGATTGTCGAGAGTGTTCAGCTCCGAAAAGCTGCCAATGAACCAGATGTTGGACCGAGAGAAACGGCGTCTCAGGGTCATAGAAGAGGAAAATCACGGGTCGGGCGACAGCCGTCGCTGGCGGGCGACGGCTGTCACCGGTGATTGAGTGGTAATCAGCCGAACGTATCCAGCGTCTTATTCCAGAAGGTCCGGACTTGTTGAATTGCACGCGCCATGCCACCCTTGACTGGGTGGCACTGGCGGAACCACTCGACAAGCACGTAGCCAATCAGCGCACAGAACAGCTCGAACAAGACGCCGTTCAGCGATTTCGAGTGAAAGTTCTCGATGTTGAGATACTGCTTCAGCTCCCGAAACAGAATCTCGATGCAAGTTCGAAGCGTGTAGATACTGATCACATCGATAGGGTCGTACGCTGACGACGCCAGCGTCGTCAGGTACTCGATCTCTTCTCCATCTGGCGCGTTCAGAACAATCCGACGAAACTCCTCACCAGTCTCGGCTAACTCAATTCGCTCATCACGAACCTGCCGTGTCGATTCGTCAGCAGAATCCCTTGGCTGAGCGCCTCTCTCGGGAGTAATGCTGACTTCAAACTCTTCGAGTGTCTCAATGAGTTCAAATCGAGCGTCTGAGTACATCAGTGTGACAAAATCATTGTCACTGTGCTTGATCTCACAGAACCGTAGATATCGCGTGTATGCACGGTCAAACGTCCAGATGACCGAGTCGAGGTCTGCGAAGACCTCGACATCGTCTTCAAGGAGATCGAACTGCGGGCTTTCGTGGGTATCGCCTTCTGTGACAGTTGCACCAAGCGGATGCTTGTGTTTGCCGTCTACACGTGCGGCACAGTGAAGCTCAACTCCTCCGCCATCCGTGTCTATCTCGTAGATGTCTTCATCGTCTCCGACGAACTCGTCTGAGACGACAACAGAGCGCGTAAGTTCGAGGTTTGTGGCATCAACAGCGACAACACCTCGTGTCATCCACCCCAGTCGTTTTCGTTGAACTCCACGTTGATGATACAACTGTGGCGTGTGCAGTAACTCGAATAGGAGACGAACGACCGCACGGTAGTCGCGGTCGTTCGTGAGTTCTGAAAACCGTGATTTAGGCATGTGTTCGAGTGAGTCGTCGACAATGGTTTTATCCTCAAGTTCAGCGAGTGAGCTGGAGGGGTCAAGACCCTCACGAACAACCGTCTTGACGTGGTTCGTGAAGTCATGTTTGTCGGAATGGAGCCCAATCTTGAACTCATCGGCAATCGACTCGCTGTCGACTTCGTCGAGCAGCGAGTACAGTTCGTCAGCGACGAGATCAGTAGAATTGATATTAGAGGCGTCCGTTACGTCTTCTGACGGCCTGTTTGCTGAATCAAATTGCACAGACATTACGGGCCGTCACTAACGGCTCACGCCGTTTTTATATACTCAGAACGCGACAGGATAATAGTAGTGAGGACATATTTCAGGTGAACGTATCAAAGGTTGCTTGCCGTCCGGCAGCAATTGTTGAGGCACGATGCAGACGTGCTGACGATATGGGCAGATGCTCACAGACACCATCGATTGCTTCATGCATTGTTTCTGATATCGCCGGTGTATCATCAAGTGTATCGCGAACCGTTTCACGAACCTGCCAGACACCGACTGG from Haloquadratum walsbyi C23 harbors:
- a CDS encoding CPBP family glutamic-type intramembrane protease — encoded protein: MLWTVWTVPSTALSQRVFRDVFVFICIPLALAITHGRKLGYRIDRTVIRDTIILAAFVLPFYLIGSSLPSIREYYPMWSTTLAFGDFLPHVIQQLIIVIAAETYYRGLLCVGISDEIGPVSIFISPIIYAFHHVGKPPIELLLSGPTDILFGAVDYHAQSLLPSIVAHGLGLVLLDWLVLHDPVLPPELVLRLLRWLPIPL
- a CDS encoding arsenic resistance protein → MIRQSLTAMKENLIYVVIGSLLFGLAFGQIAGTETKSVLRAAVVPVLFVMIYPMMINIDLREIVNIRHHATVIVVSLLINFGIAPILAVGLSRLFFTGQIEYTIGLYFIALIPTSGMTAAWTGLADGDLEAALVAMSVNLLAAVGVLPLYLSVLIPGNVGFDPSALYQQLAFIVVVPMIAGVLTRSGLLRRYGTSGFKRFKPIFGGISSLGVMLIVFIAMAMRSQSILADPLASMSTVIPLIIFYSVILAIGAFFGRIVLDDARGVSLVYATSMRNLSIAVAVVAAPGFPPAEAVLPIALAYVIQPPLGAVYMHYRRDIRQDDSTLREAVMQLV
- a CDS encoding IS4-like element ISHwa9 family transposase; this encodes MSVQFDSANRPSEDVTDASNINSTDLVADELYSLLDEVDSESIADEFKIGLHSDKHDFTNHVKTVVREGLDPSSSLAELEDKTIVDDSLEHMPKSRFSELTNDRDYRAVVRLLFELLHTPQLYHQRGVQRKRLGWMTRGVVAVDATNLELTRSVVVSDEFVGDDEDIYEIDTDGGGVELHCAARVDGKHKHPLGATVTEGDTHESPQFDLLEDDVEVFADLDSVIWTFDRAYTRYLRFCEIKHSDNDFVTLMYSDARFELIETLEEFEVSITPERGAQPRDSADESTRQVRDERIELAETGEEFRRIVLNAPDGEEIEYLTTLASSAYDPIDVISIYTLRTCIEILFRELKQYLNIENFHSKSLNGVLFELFCALIGYVLVEWFRQCHPVKGGMARAIQQVRTFWNKTLDTFG